CGTGCGGCACATGTCCAGAATTCGGTCCACAGCGATGATGATGCCCTGCGATTCCAGGGGCAGCCCCACGGCCTGCAGTACAATGGCCATCATCACCAGTCCAGCGTGAGGGATCCCGGCCGCTCCGACACTGGCGATCAGTGCGGTGAAGGCGATGGTGATTTGCTGAGCGACCGATAAGTCGAAACCGGGTGTGGCCTGCGCAATAAACAGGACGGCAACAACTTCGTACAGCGCGGTTCCGTCCATGTTAATCGTTGCTCCCAGCGGCAACACAAAGGAACTGGTTTCGTTTGAAATGCCGGCTCGCTTTTCCACGCAGCTCATTGTCAGCGGCAACGTGGCGTTGGAAGATGCCGTCGAAAACGCGGTCAACAACGCGGGACTCATGTGCCGCGCGTATTCCAGCGGACTGCGTTTCCCGAAGAACTTAATGATGATCGGCAGTATTACCGCGGCATGAAACAACAACGCCAGGAACACGGTCAGCATGTACCAGGCCAGCGTCTGAAACACGCTTAGGCCCTGAGTTGCAGTGGCGTACACCATAAACGCGGCCACGCCGATCGGTGCCAGACTGATAATCCACGCCGTCATTTTCATCATCACGGCGAATGCCGCTTCGAAGAAGTTCTTCAACTGACGTCCATGTTCGCCACCAACAAAGTTGATAAACATACCAGTCAGAATGGCGAACGAGATGATGGATAGAAACTCGCCCCCCGCGAACGCGGCAAACGGATTGGTGGGGATCATCCGGTTCAACTGCTGATAAATGATCTCCGTCAGCGACTGATCCGCGGGCTCCAAAGCCTTCCCGCCGCCGGGCAGGATGGCTCCCACGCCGGGTTTGATCAGATTCACCAACAGCAGCCCGGTCGAAATTGCCAGGATGCTGGTGGCAACATAATAGGTGATGGTCTTCCGGAACATGCGTCCGAAATTTCCCTGACTGCCCAGCCCCGTGACGCCGGTAATCAGCGACGTCAGAATCAGAGGCACCGTCACCATTTTCAGCAGTCGCAGAAACAAATCGCCCAGACTCTTGGCGAGCGTGGTGATGCTGCCTGCCAGGCCCGGCGGATGCTTTTCCGCGAGTGACCGCCAATAGGAAGGCAGCTTGCTGACAGACGCCTCCGAAATATTACTGACCGCCGGTACGCCGGAATGAGTTCTCTGCCAGGTGATCAGCACGTCGTTCATGCTGTAGACAAAGCGTGCTCGCGCGTTGGTGACTTCGATGGTTTCCGTTTCGTCGTCGGCGAGTTTTTCTGCCAGACGGGGATAACTGTCGACGAACGCTTTTCGATCAGCGAACGTTTCTGAATACAGCGTTTGAGTTGGGTCGCTGGAAAGCGCCTCGACAAACTGAACCTTGCCGTCGTCCGCCGTGACGGTGGCTGTGATCGCTTCAGAAAGAACGATATCGCCGGGATTCACCATCACCCCGATGATCGTGCCGATCACCATCGCGATCAGAATTTGAACATGCAGCGGCAGCTTCTTTTTGGCAACGGGTGCGTCAGACATATTGATTCTTGCGAGTTCAAAAAGGTCACATACGGCGGTAGGCAGGACCGCAAACGGTGGACCCGTATTACACTCGCTTAGCCACCGTCAGGCAAACCATGTCGCGGCGCGGTGTTTCAGGCTATTCAGCAGCGTTGAAGCGTTTCGCCAGTTTTCCCGCCTGCATGCGAATGTTGGCGGCCGAGTGTTCGCTGCTTAGCGTTTCAACAATCGGCTTCAGTTGTTCGCGTTGTTCCGACGTCAACAGCGATTCGAGGCTGCCGATCGCCCTCAGGCTGTTGGCCAGAATGATCGGCTGTTCAAACTGTCGTTTGGTGAGTTCTTCCTGCTGCTGTTCGGTGGTCAGGTTTTGGAAATCGCTGCGATCAGGTTCCTGAGTTCCCAGTTCCAGAAGTTCAATCAGCACGGGCAGGCCGTCCGTCTGACCGTTGCGTGCCAGGCCGATCGCCGCATTGGCACGCGTCATTTCGTCTGCATCCAGCAACATCAATTCGAGTTGCTTAATCGCTTCGTCGCCGCTAACCAAAGCCCATGTGTAGGCGGCCAGATGACGGATCGACGCTTCTTCGTCCTGAGCTGCCAGCTTCAGTTGCTTCAACACGCTTTCGTCAGCGATCGTCGGTGTCGACAACGGTTTCGCCAGCGTCACAGTTTCTTCTGCAGAATCATCTTCGCTGCTCGCTGTGATTAGTTCAGCGTCCTGAGCCTGCCGTTCAAAATGTCGCCCGGCAATCATCGCCACCGACATCAGACTACTCTTGCGCACGTCGGCTCGGTCACTATCTTCCGCCGGGTCTGGCTGCATGGCTTCGGCCAACACCGGCAACACGATGTCGTCGGCCTGCAATGATCCCAGTGTGCGAGCCAGAAATTCCTGATGCTTGATGTCGTCGTCCAGGGTGGATTTCGATTCCAGAGACTCCTTCAGCAGTTTGGTCAGTGCTTCGGCGACGGCCGGTTCTTCGGCCAGGACGGTGCCGTTTTTGTCGGGAGCGATCTGCTGGTTTCGCAGTACCTGAGCGAGACCCAAAGCGGCTCGCCAACGACGATGTTCGTTGCTGCTACCCAATTCGGTGACCAGTTGCTGCCAGTCAGTTTCCGATTCGGCCAGTTTTCCGAACAACGCCCACACGCCGATTACGGCCGCAACAATCAACGCCGGAATCAGGAACAGCTGAACAATGAAACCTGCCGATGGCGGTTCGACCGGCGGAAGTTCTTCCAATGGCCGCTCCATTGGAGAGTTGGCCGGATTGGCGTTGGCCCCGCTACCGAGCGATGTGCTGTCAGGTCCGTCGTTGGCAGGTTCAGTCATCGGTCAACTCTAAGTTGATTGGGGTGTCACGGGCGCGCAAGAATTCAGGGAAATACGTATTCTATGACGCAACGTTCATCGTTTCAGTGCGTCTCCGCTTCCAGAACCCATTTTCCCAACGTTGGCGGGGCGGGGCGGCCCGCCTGCCGATTGGCGTTGCGGGCGGGTGACGTTGTGAAAACGAAAGCGCCGGCGTTGTTTGCGTTCGGCGCTGGAGCCAGCGGGCGCATCTGTGGTGTTTGGTTCTTGTTTCGGTGCCGGTTGCACCAGTTCCGAACAAAGGAAAAGTACTACGCAGCGGAAATGCGTCGTCAGAGGTGGACGCAATTGCTGGACCTGTTGCCTACAATGACATACTTCTGACTTTCAATCGCCTTCGTTGTTGCTGACACCCACGTTTTCATGACCGATCCATTGCCTTCCGACACGCCGCCCCATGCTCCCAACCCCAGGAACGATAAGATCGTCTCCGGACGGCTGGTCGTCGCGGCGATGTTCACGATGGGGATCGTCGCCACCGGCATTCTGTGGACGTACTGGCACCTGCATCTGATGCCCTTTATGCCGCTGCAGGAAGCGTTGTCTAAGGAATACGATCATTCCAGCCCGCGAGTGGATGGCGGTCGGCGCAAAAGTCACAAGGGAACGCCAAGCGTGTTGCGAGTCGTGATGCGAGTCCCCTTCGACCCAACGGTCAGCGATGAGGAAACTCAGAAGAAGATCGAAGCTCGTCTGGATCGAACTCGCGAACTCGCCACGAAATACACGGCCATCGATGAGTACGAATTGCTGGATGTGCACTTGTACTTCGAAGCGAAGGAAGACGAAATCCGGCAGAAAACGTTCCCGAAACAGCTGTGACGCACTGCGGATGTGCGTCCCTGTCAAATCTGGAGGCGATCGGCTCGCCCCGCCCGTATTCCTCACTGTTCACTGCTTCGCGTCGATTGCCCCTAATTTCGGCGTGAGAATCTGAGTGCCCTGCACGGTCCGCCGTGTTCGATGGCAATTGCTACAGTTGCTGCGCATAATCTTGGCATCGCCCCGCAGCAGGATCTGGTCGGTGAGCGAGCGACCGGGATTGTGGTCGCCCAATAGTTGCCGACTGGATGCGACGCTGCGGGTTAGAAATGGACTCCGGTTCATGCTCCGCAGGTACCGCCTGAGGTTTGTGCGAATCGGTCAATCTGAGGTTTCGCAACTTCGCACGACTGCCCGGTCGCATTTTTCCGCGTTCGGCATGTGCATTGCTCCCTAAGCCAACGAAACCCTTTATCTCGCAGGCGAGGAGAATCGAATGTCAGTTGTTGTAGTCCCGGGTTTTGGGCGTCAAGACTCAGCAGCCAAACAACAGGAAAGACAAAATCTCGAAATGGGAATTCTGGAGAAGGAAGGCGGGATCAAGGTCTCGCTGATTAGCTTGCACGGACTAATTCGATCAAACCAACCTGAACTCGGTCGTGACTCTGACACCGGTGGACAAGTCAAATACGTCCTGGAACTCGCAAAGGAACTTTCTGAACAACCCAACGTCCGCGATGTCGAACTGCTGACTCGCCAAATTATCGACGACAAGATCGATGACGACTACGCTCAACTGGAAGAAGAAATCTGCCCGCACGCGAAGATCGTGCGCATTCCCTTTGGCCCCAAACGCTATCTGGCCAAAGAAAAGCTGTGGCCCTACATCGAACATTTCGTCGATCAGACGCTGGTCCACTTTCGCCGCACGGGCCTGCCGGACGTGATTCACGGCCACTACGCCGACGCCGGACTGGCAGGCGCTCAGATGGCTCGCCTGCTGCACATTCCCTTCATCTTTACCGGCCATTCGCTGGGGCGAGTTAAAAAGCAGCGACTGTCTTTGGGCAACATGGATGACGAGAAGCGAGCCAAGCTGGAACGTCGTTATCATTTCGCAACGCGCGTCGAAGCGGAAGAAATTGCCCTCGAAACCGCTTCGATGGTTGTCACCAGCACCAACCAGGAAGTGGAACAGCAGTACGAATTGTACGACCACTATCAGCCGGACCGAATGGAAGTGATTCCCCCCGGAGTCGATCTATCCAACTTCGCCCCGGTGGATAAATCGTGGACTCCGTCGCCGATTGCAGACGACTTGAAACGGTTTCTGAACGAACCTGACAAGCCCATGATTCTGACCATGGCGCGTCCCGACGAACGGAAAAATCTGGGCAAGCTGGTTGAAGTCTACGGTGAAAGCGAGCAGCTTCAGGAACTGGCTAACCTGGTGCTAGTCATGGGCGGGCGGGATGACCTTAGAGAACTTCCAAAGGCTCAACAACGCATCATTAAAGACATTCTGTACCAGATTGATAAGTACGATCTATACGGCAAGGTCGCATATCCGAAGGCTCACGGCCCCGACGAAGTGCCCGACATTTACCGTCTGGCGACGACAACAAAAGGAGTCTTCATCAATCCCGCGTTGACGGAACCGTTTGGTCTGACTCTGCTGGAAGCGGGTGCTACCGGGTTGCCAATTGTCGCGACCAACGACGGCGGACCTCGCGACATCATCGGCCACTGCGACAACGGCCTGCTGATTGACCCGCTCGATAATGAAGCGATCGAACATGCGTTACTCAGAACTCTGACGGAACCAGACCAGTGGCAGGAGTGGTCGCAGGCAGGTATCGAAGGCACTCGGAAGCATTATTCATGGTCGAACCATGCTCGCCGCTATCTGCGAGATCTGAATGACATTTTAGAAAATTCGCCTACCCCAAGCCTGCTGGATAGTAAGGTACGGTCGCGGCGACTGCCTGAATTCGACCGTCTGATCGTCACGGATTTGGATAACACGCTCACCGGCGACCCGGAAGCGTTGGCGGAGTTCAACGAAATCATTCGTGATCGTGAGGACATCGGGTTTGGGATCGCCACCGGCCGACGGCTGGACAGCGCGATGGAGCTGATTGAAGAACTCGGCCTGCCACGACCGGATGTCATGGACACCGACGCCGGAACTCAACTGCATTACGGCGACAAACTCACACCCGATCTAAGTTGGCGGAAGCAGATCGGTCACGCATGGAAGCCGGGGGAGATTCGGGAAATTCTGGACAAACTTCCGGGGATGTACCTTCAAGAAGAGAGTCACCTATCCGAATACAAAATCAGCTACGAAATTGATTTGAAAGAAGCGCCCAGCGTCACG
This DNA window, taken from Fuerstiella marisgermanici, encodes the following:
- a CDS encoding HAD-IIB family hydrolase — its product is MGILEKEGGIKVSLISLHGLIRSNQPELGRDSDTGGQVKYVLELAKELSEQPNVRDVELLTRQIIDDKIDDDYAQLEEEICPHAKIVRIPFGPKRYLAKEKLWPYIEHFVDQTLVHFRRTGLPDVIHGHYADAGLAGAQMARLLHIPFIFTGHSLGRVKKQRLSLGNMDDEKRAKLERRYHFATRVEAEEIALETASMVVTSTNQEVEQQYELYDHYQPDRMEVIPPGVDLSNFAPVDKSWTPSPIADDLKRFLNEPDKPMILTMARPDERKNLGKLVEVYGESEQLQELANLVLVMGGRDDLRELPKAQQRIIKDILYQIDKYDLYGKVAYPKAHGPDEVPDIYRLATTTKGVFINPALTEPFGLTLLEAGATGLPIVATNDGGPRDIIGHCDNGLLIDPLDNEAIEHALLRTLTEPDQWQEWSQAGIEGTRKHYSWSNHARRYLRDLNDILENSPTPSLLDSKVRSRRLPEFDRLIVTDLDNTLTGDPEALAEFNEIIRDREDIGFGIATGRRLDSAMELIEELGLPRPDVMDTDAGTQLHYGDKLTPDLSWRKQIGHAWKPGEIREILDKLPGMYLQEESHLSEYKISYEIDLKEAPSVTKIRRMLRQAGLQAKVVLSLDMYLDILPVRGGSELSMRHLLWKWGFSPENVLVAGDSGNDAGMLLGRTLGVVVGNHAKELNKLRKRPRVYFAKAAHARGVLEGMSYYQFLDNIVIPNDQVDS
- a CDS encoding dicarboxylate/amino acid:cation symporter, with the protein product MSDAPVAKKKLPLHVQILIAMVIGTIIGVMVNPGDIVLSEAITATVTADDGKVQFVEALSSDPTQTLYSETFADRKAFVDSYPRLAEKLADDETETIEVTNARARFVYSMNDVLITWQRTHSGVPAVSNISEASVSKLPSYWRSLAEKHPPGLAGSITTLAKSLGDLFLRLLKMVTVPLILTSLITGVTGLGSQGNFGRMFRKTITYYVATSILAISTGLLLVNLIKPGVGAILPGGGKALEPADQSLTEIIYQQLNRMIPTNPFAAFAGGEFLSIISFAILTGMFINFVGGEHGRQLKNFFEAAFAVMMKMTAWIISLAPIGVAAFMVYATATQGLSVFQTLAWYMLTVFLALLFHAAVILPIIIKFFGKRSPLEYARHMSPALLTAFSTASSNATLPLTMSCVEKRAGISNETSSFVLPLGATINMDGTALYEVVAVLFIAQATPGFDLSVAQQITIAFTALIASVGAAGIPHAGLVMMAIVLQAVGLPLESQGIIIAVDRILDMCRTSVNVWSDSCGCAVVSQSEAS
- a CDS encoding HEAT repeat domain-containing protein, which encodes MTEPANDGPDSTSLGSGANANPANSPMERPLEELPPVEPPSAGFIVQLFLIPALIVAAVIGVWALFGKLAESETDWQQLVTELGSSNEHRRWRAALGLAQVLRNQQIAPDKNGTVLAEEPAVAEALTKLLKESLESKSTLDDDIKHQEFLARTLGSLQADDIVLPVLAEAMQPDPAEDSDRADVRKSSLMSVAMIAGRHFERQAQDAELITASSEDDSAEETVTLAKPLSTPTIADESVLKQLKLAAQDEEASIRHLAAYTWALVSGDEAIKQLELMLLDADEMTRANAAIGLARNGQTDGLPVLIELLELGTQEPDRSDFQNLTTEQQQEELTKRQFEQPIILANSLRAIGSLESLLTSEQREQLKPIVETLSSEHSAANIRMQAGKLAKRFNAAE